The following proteins come from a genomic window of Triticum aestivum cultivar Chinese Spring chromosome 6A, IWGSC CS RefSeq v2.1, whole genome shotgun sequence:
- the LOC123128015 gene encoding B3 domain-containing protein Os02g0683500-like: MEFTATSSRFSKGEEEVEEEQEEASMPREIPFMTAAVATSAAAPSASASASTPASAAVSASPAGSSPPFRSGDDAGASGSGGGGGGVAEAVEKEHMFDKVVTPSDVGKLNRLVIPKQYAEKYFPLDSAANEKGLLLNFEDSAGKPWRFRYSYWNSSQSYVMTKGWSRFVKEKRLDAGDTVSFSRGAGEAARHRLFIDWKRRADTRDPLRLPRLPLPMPLTSHYSPWGLGAGGRGFFMPPSPPATLYEHRLRQGFDFRGMNPSYPTMGRQVILFGSAARMPPHTPAPLLVPRPPPPLHFTVQQQGSGAGVSVTAGSPVVLDSVPVIESPTTATKKRVRLFGVNLDNPQHPGDGGDESSNYGSALPLQMPASAWRPRDHTLRLLEFPSHGAGAEASSPSSSSSSKREAHSGLDLDL, from the coding sequence ATGGAGTTTACTGCGACAAGCAGTAGGTTTTctaaaggagaggaggaggtggaggaggagcaggaagaggcgtCGATGCCGCGCGAGATCCCTTTCATGACAGCCGCGGTCGCCACCAGcgccgccgcgccttctgcttctgCGTCGGCCTCGACACCCGCGTCAGCGGCCGTGTCTGCGTCGCCGGCTGGAAGTAGCCCTCCCTTTCGGTCTGGGGATGACGCCGGAGCGTCGgggagcgggggcggcggcggcggcgtggcggagGCGGTGGAGAAGGAGCACATGTTCGACAAGGTGGTGACGCCGAGCGACGTGGGGAAGCTGAACCGGCTGGTCATCCCCAAGCAGTACGCCGAGAAGTACTTCCCGCTGGACTCGGCGGCCAACGAGAAGGGCCTCCTGCTCAACTTCGAGGACAGCGCCGGGAAGCCATGGCGCTTCCGCTATTCCTACTGGAACAGCAGCCAGAGCTACGTCATGACCAAAGGGTGGAGCCGCTTCGTCAAGGAGAAGCGCCTCGACGCTGGGGACACCGTCTCCTTCTCGCGCGGCGCCGGCGAGGCCGCGCGACACCGCCTCTTCATCGACTGGAAGCGCCGGGCCGACACCAGAGACCCGCTCCGCTTGCCCCGCCTCCCGCTTCCGATGCCGCTAACGTCGCACTACAGCCCGTGGGGCCTCGGCGCCGGCGGCAGAGGGTTCTTCATGCCGCCCTCGCCGCCAGCCACGCTCTACGAGCACCGTCTCCGTCAGGGCTTCGACTTCCGCGGCATGAACCCCAGTTACCCCACAATGGGGAGGCAGGTCATCCTCTTCGGCTCGGCCGCCAGGATGCCACCGCACACACCAGCACCACTCCTcgtgccgcgcccgccgccgccgctgcacttCACAGTGCAACAGCAAGGCAGCGGCGCCGGCGTAAGTGTAACCGCAGGGTCCCCAGTGGTGCTCGATTCGGTGCCGGTAATCGAAAGCCCGACGACGGCAACCAAGAAGCGCGTGCGCTTGTTCGGCGTGAACCTTGACAACCCGCAGCATCCCGGCGATGGCGGGGACGAGTCGAGCAATTATGGCAGTGCACTGCCATTGCAGATGCCCGCATCAGCATGGCGGCCAAGGGACCATACGCTGAGGCTGCTAGAGTTCCCCTCGCATGGTGCCGGTGCCGAGGCATCGtctccgtcgtcgtcgtcgtcttccaaGAGGGAGGCGCATTCAGGCTTGGATCTCGATCTGTGA